CCGTCCGCCAGATCCGGACGCCCCGCTCCTCCAACCGCCGGAGCACCTCCGGAGCCGGGTGTCCGAAGCGGTTGTGCTCCCCCACGGAGATCACCGCCTGGGCGGGATGCACCTCCTTCAACCAAGCGGAATGGGTGGAGGTTCGGCTTCCGTGGTGGGCCACCTTCAGCCAGTCCACCGGAGGCAGATTCCAGGCGGCGGCGATCTCCCGCTCCGCCCCCTTCTCGATATCCCCGGTCATCAGCACCGTCCGCCCGTAGGCATAGAGGAGAAAGACGACGGAATCGTCATTGGTCTTCTCCCCGGGCGAAACCTCCCGCTCGGGATGGAGAAACTGCCAGGCGACTCCGGGCTCCAGGGACCAACCGCTCCCCCGCGGAGCCGTGTACACCGCCGCTCCCCGATCCTCCAGCAGCCGCATCAGCCGACGCTCCACCTCCGAACCCGGTGCGTGGGGATTGCGGATCACCCGCCGCACCGGAAAGCGCTCGGCCACCGCCGCAAGTCCCCCCACATGGTCGGCGTCGCCGTGGGTGATCACGAGATAATCGATTTCCCGGATGCCCCGGTATTTCAGATAGGGAACCACCACGTCCCGGCCCACGTCATGCTCCTTTCGCCGCCTCTGCCAATCCTGCCGGGGCAGCGGAAGCCGCCCTCCCCCGTCCACCAGGATCACCTGCCCGCCGGGGGTTTCGATGACGGCGCAATCCCCCTGCCCCACATCCAGAAACGCGATCCGCACCTCCCGCTCCCGCACGAAGACCTCCGGCGCCCAGGCATAGGCGACGAGGCCGAACATCATCAGCAGGAAGGCGGTCCGGTGAAGAGCCTTCCGCCGAACATCCCCGGTCCAGGCGACCAGCCCCTGGAAACAGACGACGGCGTAGGCCGCCAGCCACCAGACCGGCGGCGGAGACCAGGACGGATGCGCCCAACTCCATCGTGCAAGGAAGTCGGTCCCCTTCAACAGCGCCGACAGCGCGGAGGAGGACAAAAGCGCAGGGAAAAAGGCCAGCCCTTCGTGCACCGACCCCAGGGCCAAGGCAAGCATTGCCAGGGGGATGACCAGAAGGCTGACAACCGGAACGGCCGCCAGGTTGATTCCCCAGGAGAGGAAGGAAAACTCGTAAAAATGGAAAATGATCAGGGGAAACGAGGCCAGTTGGGCCACCAACGTGACGGCGGCGATCCGGTTGAGCCATGTCCAGGGAAAGGGCATGATTCCGGCGACCGGACCCGCTCCCACCAGCAGAGCCAGGGTGACGGCGAAGGAAAGCTGAAATCCCGGCTGAAACAGCTGGTACGGATTCCATAGCAGCAGTATCCAGGCCGCCACCGCCAAAAAGGTGAGGCCGTCCCGCCAGCGGCGGAGGATC
The Planifilum fimeticola DNA segment above includes these coding regions:
- a CDS encoding DNA internalization-related competence protein ComEC/Rec2, with amino-acid sequence MRRRLVVFVSGWIFGIALASKVSVDWRLWAGVSVLLAAAGWMEHRYFRRLLPLTLFFVGLFAGGAHLGWTEEGNRSAIAEAVPQDAGEVRAFVAGRIASVPEMDGDRLRFTLEVRSFAVEGARPRSIPGERVATRVMLRSAREQDFVRGWKRGTKIVAPVILERPSPARNPGGFDYRRHLYRQGIHWTARIDGLTRVTAAPDPSPGFRGAIDDLRRWLRERVEALYPEETAGLVRAMILGEREAVPPDAEEDFALLGLAHLLAISGLHVGVFVGSIYEMLKAIGLTREKAAGAVLLLLPPMALLTGVGAPVVRASIMAGLALLAVILRRWRDGLTFLAVAAWILLLWNPYQLFQPGFQLSFAVTLALLVGAGPVAGIMPFPWTWLNRIAAVTLVAQLASFPLIIFHFYEFSFLSWGINLAAVPVVSLLVIPLAMLALALGSVHEGLAFFPALLSSSALSALLKGTDFLARWSWAHPSWSPPPVWWLAAYAVVCFQGLVAWTGDVRRKALHRTAFLLMMFGLVAYAWAPEVFVREREVRIAFLDVGQGDCAVIETPGGQVILVDGGGRLPLPRQDWQRRRKEHDVGRDVVVPYLKYRGIREIDYLVITHGDADHVGGLAAVAERFPVRRVIRNPHAPGSEVERRLMRLLEDRGAAVYTAPRGSGWSLEPGVAWQFLHPEREVSPGEKTNDDSVVFLLYAYGRTVLMTGDIEKGAEREIAAAWNLPPVDWLKVAHHGSRTSTHSAWLKEVHPAQAVISVGEHNRFGHPAPEVLRRLEERGVRIWRTDRHGAVTVRISPSGRMRVETMLATD